In one Desulfobacterales bacterium genomic region, the following are encoded:
- a CDS encoding sigma-54 dependent transcriptional regulator, producing the protein MPNTIYIIDDDDQLRKSFHKLLTEEGYGVESAASGEAGLKLIRQSIPDVVIIDIRLPGMNGLETFQAIHTLEPKLPVIIMTAYGTTETAIEATKMGAFDYILKPFEIPDMLRVIAKAIEAGRFMRSPVEMDITPDNSSREALIGRSGPMQDVYKAIGRVSATDATVLIRGESGTGKELVARAIYQHSLRVKKPFLVINCVAIPETLLESELFGYEKGTFTGATHRRIGKIEQAHGGTVFLDEIGDMPFGLQSKILRLLQEKSIERLGGRETIPVDVRIIAATNRDLEAALTENRFREDLYYRLKVITIWLPPLKERKSDIPLLADYFLSRYAAEVGIDNPGITDAAKEILSNYAWPGNVREMANVIHKALIFNRGAPLGAEEISQTIREKSTARSTDDADRDRFLQEWIRERLTTRSGATLFDDCIDRFASILISEALHMTAGNRSSAAKLLGLSRPTLHSKIEKYRLKIETSVKEDRS; encoded by the coding sequence ATGCCGAACACGATTTATATTATTGACGACGACGACCAGCTTCGCAAAAGCTTTCACAAGCTTTTAACCGAAGAAGGCTATGGAGTCGAAAGCGCGGCATCCGGCGAGGCCGGCCTGAAACTGATCCGGCAATCCATCCCGGACGTCGTTATCATAGACATTCGCCTTCCCGGCATGAACGGCCTTGAAACCTTTCAGGCCATCCACACCCTTGAACCCAAGTTGCCGGTCATCATTATGACGGCTTACGGGACCACCGAGACTGCCATCGAAGCCACCAAGATGGGCGCCTTTGATTATATCCTCAAACCCTTTGAAATCCCTGACATGCTCCGGGTCATCGCAAAAGCGATCGAAGCCGGGCGGTTTATGCGCTCTCCCGTCGAAATGGACATAACCCCCGACAACAGCTCCCGGGAGGCCCTCATCGGACGCAGCGGCCCAATGCAGGACGTGTATAAGGCCATCGGCCGGGTTTCCGCCACGGACGCCACCGTTCTCATCCGGGGCGAATCCGGAACCGGCAAGGAACTGGTGGCCCGCGCCATCTATCAGCACAGCCTTCGTGTAAAAAAACCGTTCCTGGTCATCAACTGTGTCGCGATTCCCGAAACCCTGCTGGAGAGCGAACTGTTCGGCTATGAAAAAGGGACCTTTACCGGCGCGACCCATCGCCGGATCGGAAAAATCGAACAGGCCCACGGCGGAACGGTATTTCTGGACGAAATCGGCGATATGCCCTTTGGCCTGCAGTCCAAGATATTACGCCTGCTCCAGGAAAAAAGCATCGAACGCCTGGGGGGGCGCGAAACCATCCCGGTGGATGTCCGCATCATCGCCGCCACGAACCGGGACCTGGAAGCTGCGCTCACAGAAAACCGTTTTCGCGAAGACCTGTATTACCGCCTCAAGGTCATTACCATCTGGCTGCCGCCCCTCAAGGAACGGAAAAGCGATATCCCCCTGCTGGCCGATTATTTTCTTTCCCGTTACGCAGCGGAAGTCGGCATCGACAACCCGGGAATCACGGACGCCGCCAAAGAGATTTTAAGCAATTACGCCTGGCCCGGCAATGTTCGCGAAATGGCCAACGTCATTCACAAAGCACTGATTTTTAACCGCGGGGCCCCCTTGGGCGCCGAAGAAATATCCCAGACCATCCGCGAAAAAAGCACCGCCAGAAGCACGGACGACGCCGACAGGGACCGGTTCCTGCAGGAATGGATCCGGGAGCGGCTGACCACCCGATCCGGCGCTACGCTGTTTGACGACTGTATCGACCGTTTCGCCAGCATCCTTATCAGTGAAGCGCTTCATATGACCGCCGGAAACCGTTCCAGCGCCGCTAAACTGCTGGGACTTTCCCGGCCCACCCTGCACTCGAAGATCGAAAAGTACCGGCTTAAAATTGAAACATCCGTCAAAGAGGACCGATCCTGA